The Myotis daubentonii chromosome 19, mMyoDau2.1, whole genome shotgun sequence genome window below encodes:
- the LOC132221842 gene encoding olfactory receptor 8A1, with the protein MATENHSTVVTEFILRGLTNRPELQLPLFLLFLGIYSVTTMGNLGMIALIRLNAQLHTPMYYFLSNLSLVDLCYSSVITPKMLVHFVSERNAISYAGCMSQLYFFLVFVIAECYMLTVMAYDRYVAICRPLLYNIIMSHHVCSLLVGVVYVMGLIGSTIEIGLMLKLSYCEVLISHYFCDILPLMKLSCSSTYVVEMAVFFLAGFNIVVTSLTVLCSYAFIFSSILRISTTDGRSRAFSTCSSHLAAVGMFYGTTAFMYLKPSTASSLAQENVASVFYTTVIPMLNPLIYSLRNKEVKAAIQRTLHRKMF; encoded by the coding sequence ATGGCCACAGAAAATCACTCCACGGTGGTGACAGAGTTCATTCTCCGGGGATTGACAAATCGACCCGAGCTCcagctccccctcttcctcctcttcctggggATCTACTCGGTCACCACGATGGGGAACCTGGGCATGATAGCGCTGATTCGCCTGAATGCGCAGCTTCACACCCCCATGTACTACTTCCTCAGCAACCTGTCACTCGTGGACCTCTGCTACTCCTCCGTCATTACCCCCAAAATGCTGGTGCACTTCGTGTCAGAGAGGAACGCCATCTCCTACGCGGGGTGCATGTCACAGCTCTACTTCTTCCTGGTGTTCGTCATCGCCGAGTGCTACATGCTGACAGTGATGGCCTACGACCGCTATGTCGCCATCTGCAGGCCTTTGCTTTACAACATCATCATGTCTCATCacgtctgctccctgctggtggGGGTGGTCTACGTCATGGGGCTCATTGGCTCAACAATAGAGATTGGCCTCATGTTAAAGCTGTCCTACTGTGAGGTCCTCATCAGTCATTACTTCTGTGACATCCTCCCCCTCATGAAGCTCTCCTGCTCGAGCACCTACGTGGTTGAGATGGCCGTCTTCTTCTTAGCGGGATTCAACATCGTAGTGACCAGCTTAACGGTCCTTTGTTCCTACGCCTTCATCTTCTCCAGCATCCTCCGCATCAGCACCACAGACGGAAGGTCCAGGGCCTTCAGCACCTGCAGCTCCCACCTTGCGGCTGTGGGCATGTTCTATGGGACCACTGCATTCATGTACTTAAAACCCTCCACCGCCAGTTCCCTGGCCCAGGAGAACGTGGCCTCTGTGTTCTACACCACAGTGATCCCCATGCTGAACCCCCTCATCTACAGTTTGAGGAATAAGGAGGTAAAGGCTGCCATACAGAGAACACTGCACAGAAAAATGTTTTGA